The Punica granatum isolate Tunisia-2019 chromosome 4, ASM765513v2, whole genome shotgun sequence genome has a window encoding:
- the LOC116205445 gene encoding zinc finger CCCH domain-containing protein 1 isoform X1 yields the protein MADSDKAQPADTGGKAEQSSEMQQSDPVCNFFRKPLKNKNMRKRTVVEDEDEDSEADGSLLHVQKKPQKMDNKLYFSTGSSKQSAHESESKGQSQAPVFHFDSSREIQVENDSRATATLETETEFTRDARAIRERVLKQSNDAISGKGKSASDEKLYKGIHGYTDYKAGFRREQTVSSEKAGGAHGPLRASAHIRVSARFDYQPDICKDYKETGYCGYGDACKFMHDRGDYKSGWQLEKDWEEAEKARKRKLAMGVDDQDEEDEDDDEDEDALPFACFICRQPFVDPVVTKCKHYFCEHCALKHHAKNKKCFVCNTPTHGIFNAAHEIRKRLATGSKGK from the exons ATGGCGGATTCTGATAAAGCTCAGCCGGCTGACACCGGAGGAAAGGCTGAACAGTCCAGTGAGATGCAACAATCTGACCCAG TTTGTAATTTCTTCAGGAAAcccttgaaaaataaaaatatgaggAAACGGACTGTCGTGGAAGACGAGGATGAAGACTCCGAAGCCGATGGTTCTCTTTTGCATGTTCAGAAGAAACCTCAAAAGATGGATAATAAGTTGTATTTCTCGACGGGATCCTCCAAGCAGTCAGCCCATGAGTCTGAGTCTAAGGGTCAATCCCAAGCACCCGTGTTCCACTTTGATTCCTCGAGGGAAATTCAAGTGGAGAATGACAGCAGAGCCACAGCAACACTGGAAACTGAGACGGAGTTTACTAGAGATGCTCGAGCAATCCGAGAAAGAGTCCTCAAGCAATCGAACGATGCAATTAGTGGGAAAGGCAAGAGCGCTAGCGATGAAAAGCTGTATAAAGGGATCCATGGGTACACTGATTACAAGGCAGGTTTCAGAAGAGAGCAGACTGTTTCTAGTGAGAAGGCGGGTGGGGCGCATGGGCCCCTCAGGGCTTCTGCTCATATTAGAGTGTCTGCTAGATTTGATTACCAGCCTGATATATGCAAAGACTACAAAGAGACTGGATATTGTGGGTATGGAGATGCTTGCAAGTTTATGCACGATAGGGGAGATTACAAGTCAGGGTGGCAATTGGAAAAGGATTGGGAAGAGGCTGAGAAGGCGAGGAAGAGAAAGCTTGCTATGGGAGTGGATGATCAAGATGAGGAGGATGAGGAcgatgatgaggatgaagaTGCACTGccttttgcatgttttatctGCAGGCAGCCATTTGTCGATCCAGTGGTGACAAAATGCAAGCATTATTTTTGTGAGCATTGTGCTTTAAAG CATCATGCAAAGAACAAGAAATGCTTTGTCTGCAACACCCCCACCCATGGGATCTTCAATGCTGCTCACGAGATACGTAAGAGGTTGGCGACCGGGAGCAAGGGCAAATAA
- the LOC116205445 gene encoding zinc finger CCCH domain-containing protein 1 isoform X2, producing the protein MDGWIQDLASTRLLLRFPFSVCNFFRKPLKNKNMRKRTVVEDEDEDSEADGSLLHVQKKPQKMDNKLYFSTGSSKQSAHESESKGQSQAPVFHFDSSREIQVENDSRATATLETETEFTRDARAIRERVLKQSNDAISGKGKSASDEKLYKGIHGYTDYKAGFRREQTVSSEKAGGAHGPLRASAHIRVSARFDYQPDICKDYKETGYCGYGDACKFMHDRGDYKSGWQLEKDWEEAEKARKRKLAMGVDDQDEEDEDDDEDEDALPFACFICRQPFVDPVVTKCKHYFCEHCALKHHAKNKKCFVCNTPTHGIFNAAHEIRKRLATGSKGK; encoded by the exons atggatggatggattcAAGATCTTGCCTCAACCCGTCTTCTTTTGCGCTTTCCTTTTTCAGTTTGTAATTTCTTCAGGAAAcccttgaaaaataaaaatatgaggAAACGGACTGTCGTGGAAGACGAGGATGAAGACTCCGAAGCCGATGGTTCTCTTTTGCATGTTCAGAAGAAACCTCAAAAGATGGATAATAAGTTGTATTTCTCGACGGGATCCTCCAAGCAGTCAGCCCATGAGTCTGAGTCTAAGGGTCAATCCCAAGCACCCGTGTTCCACTTTGATTCCTCGAGGGAAATTCAAGTGGAGAATGACAGCAGAGCCACAGCAACACTGGAAACTGAGACGGAGTTTACTAGAGATGCTCGAGCAATCCGAGAAAGAGTCCTCAAGCAATCGAACGATGCAATTAGTGGGAAAGGCAAGAGCGCTAGCGATGAAAAGCTGTATAAAGGGATCCATGGGTACACTGATTACAAGGCAGGTTTCAGAAGAGAGCAGACTGTTTCTAGTGAGAAGGCGGGTGGGGCGCATGGGCCCCTCAGGGCTTCTGCTCATATTAGAGTGTCTGCTAGATTTGATTACCAGCCTGATATATGCAAAGACTACAAAGAGACTGGATATTGTGGGTATGGAGATGCTTGCAAGTTTATGCACGATAGGGGAGATTACAAGTCAGGGTGGCAATTGGAAAAGGATTGGGAAGAGGCTGAGAAGGCGAGGAAGAGAAAGCTTGCTATGGGAGTGGATGATCAAGATGAGGAGGATGAGGAcgatgatgaggatgaagaTGCACTGccttttgcatgttttatctGCAGGCAGCCATTTGTCGATCCAGTGGTGACAAAATGCAAGCATTATTTTTGTGAGCATTGTGCTTTAAAG CATCATGCAAAGAACAAGAAATGCTTTGTCTGCAACACCCCCACCCATGGGATCTTCAATGCTGCTCACGAGATACGTAAGAGGTTGGCGACCGGGAGCAAGGGCAAATAA
- the LOC116205791 gene encoding abscisic acid receptor PYL3 gives MNDDGDVIGPMEAQYIERHHRHHPGENQCSSSLCKHIRAPVHLVWSLVRRFDQPQKYKPFVSRCVVKGDLGIGSVREVNVKSGLPATTSTERLELLNDEEHILGIKIVGGDHRLRNYSSIMTVHPEFIDGRPGTLVIESFVVDVPEGNTKDETCYFVRALIRCNLKSLAEVSERMAVLDQTEPRHQF, from the exons ATGAATGACGACGGCGATGTGATCGGGCCAATGGAGGCTCAGTACATTGAGAGGCACCACAGACACCACCCTGGGGAGAACCAGTGCTCCTCCTCCCTCTGCAAGCACATCCGAGCTCCCGTTCACCTC GTGTGGTCTCTCGTGAGGCGATTTGATCAGCCCCAAAAGTACAAGCCGTTTGTCAGCCGGTGTGTTGTCAAAGGGGACCTAGGAATTGGGAGTGTCAGAGAAGTTAATGTCAAGTCTGGGCTTCCTGCCACAACTAGCACCGAGAGGTTGGAGCTTCTCAATGACGAGGAACACATTCTCGGCATCAAGATCGTCGGCGGTGATCACAGGCTCAGG AACTATTCTTCAATCATGACGGTCCATCCTGAGTTCATTGATGGTAGACCGGGGACTCTTGTGATCGAGTCGTTTGTGGTGGACGTGCCCGAAGGAAACACCAAAGATGAGACCTGCTACTTTGTGAGAGCCTTGATTAGATGCAACCTCAAATCATTGGCTGAGGTGTCAGAGAGGATGGCCGTGCTTGATCAGACTGAGCCCAGGCATCAGTTCTAA
- the LOC116204494 gene encoding protein WHAT'S THIS FACTOR 1 homolog, chloroplastic: MEQSLLLCLPKASASSPLAPLPTSVAPKSHFLENSSLSVKTHIFCTDKTPFLGNGLVSYPQKYLNFTHQKKSHVSSYPIRAAVKRRKELPFDNVIQRDKKLKLVLTIRKILVGQPDRTMSLRELGRYRRALGLTKKRRVIALLKKFPAVFEIIEEGVFSLKFRLTPEAERLYLEELKARNEMEDILVVKLRKLLMMSLEKRILLEKIAHLRTDLGLPFEFRDTICHRYPQYFRVVATARGPALELTHWDPELAVSAAELAEEHNRARELEEQSLIIDRPLKFNRVKLPKGLNLSRSEMRKISKFRDIPYLSPYSDFSALRSGTPEKEKHACGVVHEILSLTVEKRTLVDHLTHFREEFRFSQQVRGMLIRHPDMFYVSLKGDRDSVFLREAYRDSQLVEKDRLLVIKEKHRALVSIPRYPKRGAPRRDADEAEGITERDDGSGLEEDGEGWSDIEGLVSDSGFDDSDDGDEDYDDDWSDEDDEIPPDFGEDSRSLEIGLSGQTNQRDGLIKEGEEVRVPVFPDGRPRERW, translated from the coding sequence ATGGAGCAAAGCCTGTTGCTTTGCTTGCCCAAAGCCTCTGCCTCGTCCCCCTTGGCTCCTCTCCCCACCTCTGTTGCACCCAAATCTCACTTCCTCGAAAACTCGAGCCTCTCCGTTAAAACCCACATCTTTTGCACCGACAAGACGCCATTTCTAGGGAACGGTTTGGTTTCCTACCCTCAGAAGTATCTGAACTTCACTCATCAAAAGAAGTCCCATGTTTCTTCTTATCCGATTAGAGCGGCGGTGAAGAGAAGGAAGGAGCTCCCTTTCGACAACGTAATCCAAAGAGACAAGAAGTTGAAGCTGGTCCTCACGATCAGAAAGATCCTAGTCGGTCAGCCTGACCGCACAATGTCTCTTCGCGAATTGGGTCGGTACCGGAGAGCCCTGGGCTTGACCAAGAAAAGGAGGGTGATTGCTTTACTGAAGAAATTCCCGGCTGTCTTTGAAATCATTGAGGAAGGGGTTTTCTCGCTCAAATTCAGGTTGACCCCCGAAGCTGAGAGGCTTTACTTGGAGGAGCTCAAGGCTAGGAATGAAATGGAGGATATTTTAGTCGTGAAGCTGAGGAAACTCCTGATGATGTCCTTGGAGAAAAGGATTTTGTTGGAGAAGATTGCTCATTTAAGGACAGATCTCGGGCTTCCTTTCGAATTCCGGGACACTATATGCCACCGGTACCCTCAGTACTTTAGGGTTGTGGCTACTGCTCGAGGCCCTGCCTTGGAACTCACGCACTGGGATCCCGAGCTCGCGGTCTCAGCTGCTGAACTTGCCGAAGAGCATAACAGGGCTAGGGAGCTGGAGGAGCAGAGTCTGATAATTGATCGACCTCTTAAGTTCAATCGGGTGAAGCTGCCCAAGGGTCTGAACTTGTCTAGGAGTGAGATGAGGAAGATTAGTAAGTTCAGGGACATACCTTACTTATCTCCCTATTCAGATTTTTCTGCATTGAGATCAGGCACTCCGGAGAAAGAAAAGCATGCCTGTGGGGTTGTTCATGAGATTCTGAGCCTTACTGTTGAGAAAAGAACTCTCGTGGATCACCTCACTCACTTTAGGGAGGAATTTCGGTTTTCTCAGCAAGTGAGAGGTATGCTGATAAGGCATCCTGATATGTTCTATGTATCTCTGAAAGGGGACAGGGACTCGGTTTTTCTGAGGGAAGCGTATCGCGATTCTCAACTGGTCGAGAAGGACAGGCTACTCGTCATCAAGGAGAAGCACCGGGCTCTCGTTTCCATTCCTCGATATCCTAAGAGGGGTGCTCCCAGGAGAGATGCTGATGAGGCTGAAGGAATCACCGAGCGAGATGATGGAAGTGGTCTGGAGGAGGATGGCGAGGGATGGTCAGATATTGAAGGCCTTGTGAGCGACAGTGGATTTGATGATAGCGATGATGGAGATGAAGATTATGATGATGATTGGAGCGACGAAGATGATGAGATACCTCCGGATTTTGGTGAAGATTCTAGAAGCTTGGAGATTGGGTTAAGTGGGCAAACTAATCAGAGAGATGGCCTGATaaaggaaggagaagaagttCGTGTTCCTGTTTTTCCCGATGGTCGGCCTAGAGAGCGCTGGTAG